Genomic DNA from Gossypium hirsutum isolate 1008001.06 chromosome A01, Gossypium_hirsutum_v2.1, whole genome shotgun sequence:
AAACTAAGTGACGAAACAGATTTTATCATCTTCTTTTAAAAATTTGTCCTCCTTCACACTAAAAGAGAAGCAACCAAAGCTGAAAAGAATTTTGAATCTTGTATTTAGGCAATGTCCAAGTTTGCATTGGCTCTATAAATAGAGAAGAAAGAAATCAATAGTAATAACAATCTCCATTTCATGTTCTAAATTATTAAAGGGACTAAAAGAGGATTTGTAACTACAACTATTCATCCAAATCTCAAGGTTTGAGAGgatttgaacaaaaatattaagtttgaaaAATGAACTTGACCAAAAAAATAGGCTTGTTAAAAATATGAGTCGGGTTCAAATTTGAACCTTCAAGGCCCGAGCCCGACCCggaataatattttatattatgtaatttataacacataaaaattaaatctattatatactactataatgtaaacattaaaaaatattaaagatgactatatataaaactttaataaataaataatttattaaattaaaaataatataaatatatatatttttaaaaaaataaaaaaataatatggacaGATTTAAATCGATTTACAAATATGGATGGACTTAGACAAAATGTTAAGCCCATATTTTAGGTTGAGCTAAGCTTAAGTAAACATAAAGAATACTAATGTTATATATAAGCCTGACCCGAACTTAATCCAACTTGACCATGTACATCTTTATTTGTAACTTAATAAGACTTCATAATGAAGAATGATACCAATCTGATTCAAGTTTAtcttattttccttatttttctttatttgctATGAAATGAAACTACTTCAATTAATACCTACTTTGGACTTACCAATAAATCCTTCTttctgtttttatattttatggatTTGGAaatgtaattaatgaattaaaaccATGCTCCTTATTTGCCCTTCATCCACTTCCATGAGATTTCATAGTCAAGGATGATACTAGTCTGGTTGCAGTTAGTTTTGGAGAAAAAACCACTAGAGAgagtaatttttaattaaaatcgaCTAAATTGACCTTATCGATTTAGTCTATTTTTATTTGAGCGATTTTTTCGATTATAGGTTCAATCTTATTGATTACTTTAGTcattattgatttttaaattttcaaactgATTCAATagaaaatattgatttaatttaattttttaaatgatttaaaatatgtgtacaatttataatatataaaataaatatatattattcaaaccAACAATTAAAGTCAATTAACCAACTGACCTAAAATCAATTcagttattttgaattttgaactttaattcaatcaaatcaatttatgtatattatagtcaattaaattgatttaataaaaaactgATCAAAAAACCGAATACTCCCCTCTAAAAAGTACAATTATCTTGCAAtactttgatattttaaaaaattttaactgaaTCAGAATTGACTATCAATGGTAACCGAATGAATCAACTAAATTCAACATATATGAAGTAGACAATTAGTTTAGTTCATCaatatttaaacaatttttttttaaaaattacttctTACCATATTTTCTTAaagttacttttattatttttcattattataaataaatttttgtcCAATAGTAAGAGCATTATATTGTAAGTATGGAAGCTTGAATTCGATCCGAAGCAGTCTCACTCCACTCTCCCAAATATTAAAAGaaagtaattatattataaaaattaaaatatttataaattaaataaaatataaaattcaatacTGAACTGAAACCGAACTTAATTTAACAAAAGCGAATCAGAATAGTTGGAATCGAGGTAAAAGTACCACAAAACTCCTTGTACTATAccttaaattgcattttagcctCTAAAAAAAGGGCAAATTAGCCCTTATTTGTTAGACGAGTGAGAAAATAGTCTCATCCATTAAAATTTGGTGTTAATATAaggcataataacaaatttaaccctcaacctttacacatttattaaatttgacctttaataaaaaaatttagaattttttgaaACTAGTAAGGCTAAAGGGTCAAAAAGGCcttagtaataattttttttaaaaatcaattaaatccttttaatatatttaaaaatttataaaaaatcataaaattataaaaaaaatttataaaaaatttaaaactataatcttttattaaaaaaaataacaatgaccaaataaaagaatagaggtcaaatttttttaaaatcatataacCATTAGATTTTAATAGGtcgatattgttattttttaataagacaaaatttttataatttttgtttataattttttatgatttttaaaataatttttaaatttgaaaagtgcttagttgtattttttaaaaaaatattaggaCTTTTTTTATCCTTTAgctttattagtttaatttttattaatttatttctaataaaagaGTAtgagttaaattgaataaatatgtaaagattgaggactaaatttgtcATCATATCTCATATATTAACACTAAAATTTAACAAAGGGAAATTTTTGCTCACTTATCTAATCTAAAGAGGttaattattcattttttaagtaaaaagactaaaatgtaatctaaaatATAATATAGGGGTTTTATGGTACTTTTATCTTAGAATAGATTGTGGGGCTtctatttattgttattattttgtcaACCCTAGGCGACAGAATACGAAATTCCATGGGCCATGGGCGAACAGCGGCTAACGACAAGTCTTATGTATGTGTTAATGCATGTAGGTTTAAGTCACCCAACCCCCAACTAAGTTCAATTTCAAACTCCAACAATGGGCTTATGTTTCTTACTTTTTAATGATTCTTTATTTAAGCCCCATGTTTTCTTTTCCCTTAATCTGCCTGGCTTTTTGGGTTTGACTGTTTTACTCTTCCGTCTTGTAAGTTATGGGTGTTGaattaattcatcatttaatttaattaatcggTTAGTGGTTGAATTTAATTTAGTCGGaagtcggttaataattttttaaaattttatttatcggTTAAATCAGTTtgaaattaagtaattaattgaattaaccaaACTAATATAGTGTTTTTAATTATAGATAGTTTAAAGACTTAAAATCCCAgttaattttcaaaacaaatgAACACTATAAATGtactttttatatgttttatatttgttttaaccaaaacataaaatatataaatttcggttaattcaattaattaaccgaattaatcaaaatatttcgGTTTGATTAActctttttgaaaaaatttcgattCGATAAACGATTAAAtgattatataattcaattaattcgattaatatTAATTCGGTTCAGTTAATAACTAAACCaactattataaataaatgcAATTAATCAATATcctcatttattcatttattggtaataatataatatttcacGCCTGATTCAAAGCACAACAAAATTTGGCACTACCaactcaaattttataatttacatTTGCTTATTGCTTGctctattttataaatttgatatttgttaatattttattttatttttaacatttatattcaTTACTTGATCAATATACAGCTAGCATATTTAAAAAATCTGAAGTTGGAAAAATTCTACATTATTATTTTCTGTAATTTGCTTATTGGTCAATACTCAATATACATAAATTTATTTCTTAAGAAAAGGCAGAATTTGACTTTAAAAGGTCAATGAAATAGAAATAGACAATTTTTTTAATAGGAGGCAAACTTCATGTTATGGTTTAATAATAAATGGTGTTGATTGTCCATGTCTGATTTTTGAGCTCGAATTACAATTACGCTAATTATGTTGATTATTTGAGCTGTAATTAAAGAAACAAACTAATGTTTATTGGTAAATTGAATTCCAGACCTATTCACTATTGTATTCGTGTTTCAGTAAAGTGGAGGATTGATGTAATCAATTACAAGCAgttactttttaaaatataaattagcTAGACAGTCCATACCCTAGAGGAAGATAAGTAACGGTCCTTCTGATTTGATTAGTGAgtgaaatgatgattaaataaTGGCCGTTGATTTATGTTCACGTGGGCCAGGCCCCCACAGTAAGCCCAGCCTGCCATTATTTTATCTCTCCCATTTTTATTCCAAGAAGAAGAACACAGACATGGGAACCATCAGACAAAAATGGAACAATTTCCGTGTCTCGTGATACTCTAAAACCTTAGAAACTCCAAAAAGCTAAAGACCCTCCCTTTGACACAATAAACAACGCACCttccccttcttcttcttcttcatcttctaaCATTCCTTGTCTGTCACTTGAAAAAAACCATagctttgttgttgttgttttttttttttaaatctaagaACAAAAAAATGCATGCAAAAACGGATTCAGAAGGGACGAGTATCGATGCGTCATGGCCGCCAAGGTcgcctcgaaggcctgtatacTATGTTCAGAGCCCTTCTAACCATGACGTTGAGAAGATGTCGTATGGGTCAAGCCCCACGGCTTCACCAACCCACCATTATTACCATTGTTCCCCCATTCACCATTCCAGAGAGTCATCTACGTCTAGGTTCTCGGCTTCTCTTAAGAATCCCAGGAGTCTTTCTGCTTGGAAGCATGTGCAGCTTGGCCGTGGCGATGATGACgacgacgacgatgatgatgAAATGGAAGGTCGTGATGGGAGTAAGGCTAATAAAATCAGGCTTTATCTTTGCCTTGTTTTCTTGTTTTTCGTGCTGTTTACTGTCTTCTCCTTGATCTTGTGGGGTGCTAGCAGGAGTTACAAGCCTAAAATCCTCGTTAAGGTTAGATTTCTACTTTGCAAAATTGATTCTTTTTTTGAGTTGACTCAGTTGTCACCCGATTGTTCTTTTATTTGACTGAGTAAACGCGGTGATTATATGTGTTTTTACTTTAAATGTGTAAAGCAATATCTTTTTAGCAAAACATCAGTTGGCACTCGGCACTTATAGCATTGAAAGTTCCTAGGAAAAGTTAAAAAGGAATTAACTTTCCATtggttgatgaaattataaaCCCGCACTACATGAGTCAACTCAGTGACTCAGTTAACGAGTTTTCTCATGGAAATAGGGGCATGTACAGATATCTAGGGAGGCTTAGGAATATGGAATGGAACGCCAATGTAATAGCTTTATCCCGTAAATTGAGCCATGTTTTGctataaacttttaattaatttaatcaaatcaccACCAATAAAACATTCTCTAATCTGTGTGTGTTGGTTTGTGGGCAGCACATAGTGTTTGAGAACTTCCATTATCAGGCAGGAAACGATCAATCAGGGTTGCCAACAGATATGTTTTCGCTAAATTCAACGGTCAAGATCTCATACAGAAATCCAGCTACATTCTTTGCCGTCCATGTCACTTCTACCCCTTGGGAGCTTCACTATTTCCAGCTCAAAATTGCCTCTGGACAGGTAAATAGAAAAGGACCCATTTTTCTTCTAATCCTTCCTTATTTGTTATGATTTCAATCAATAGTTAAAAATGATAGCTTAGCTGTGGTTAGACCATTGGGAAAGGGGGCAGTTTTGGGTCAAAAAGACTTTTTTGGGTTAGCAGTTGGCAACCTAGAGAAGTGGGAAACTCCAGCAGAGGGCTTTGAATACTATTATATGTCTTTATTCGAGTGCCTTAAAAAGGCTGCAAAGACTGAACCTAACATAATCTCTATGGGTCCCCACATAGAAACCAAAATGTTATTCGTTTGTTCAAGTTTAGTTGTGAACATGGCCTTTTGCTTTGAGTGTGCCTTTGAAACAGGACACAAATATCTTTGCTCTGCTTAGCTGGCTTTCAGACATTGGAACAAAACATAGTTCACACTTCACCCTGGAATGTTCCATAGTTTTTAAACTGGGGCCTTAATGTTTATCACCTGTCAGGCTTCATTCAAATAATGGCTGGCT
This window encodes:
- the LOC107920769 gene encoding uncharacterized protein codes for the protein MHAKTDSEGTSIDASWPPRSPRRPVYYVQSPSNHDVEKMSYGSSPTASPTHHYYHCSPIHHSRESSTSRFSASLKNPRSLSAWKHVQLGRGDDDDDDDDDEMEGRDGSKANKIRLYLCLVFLFFVLFTVFSLILWGASRSYKPKILVKHIVFENFHYQAGNDQSGLPTDMFSLNSTVKISYRNPATFFAVHVTSTPWELHYFQLKIASGQMKKFTQSRKSQRKVVTIVKGSQVPLYGGIPVLVASREHLNTIAVPLNLTFVMRSRAYILGRLVKTKFYGRIRCSVTLRGNKLGKALNLTDSCIYE